In the Planctomycetota bacterium genome, ATCGCGACGGCCGCGGGGACCATGAAGAAGAGCGCGTCTTCGGGCGCATACCAGCCCAGCTCGACGCGATCCATCGTGAACGGGAACCCCCAAAGGATGACTCCGGAGCCCATGTAGTCCTTGCCGAGATCGACCAGGAGATGGGCGAGGCCGCCCGCCCAGAGCGCGCCGAACGCGCGCCGCCGCCAGCGTTCCTCGAAGAGGAGCGCCGCCGCCCAGCAGATCGGTACGAGCCCCAGCGGCGAGTGGGTGGGCTCGCAGAACCACGTGGGCGCCCCCAGCGCGTAGACCCCCGCTTTGTAGAGAAGGTCCGGAAGGCAGGCGCCCAGATAGACGAGGGCCCGCACCCGCGCGTCCGCCATCAGCGTCCGCGCGGGGAGAAACACGGCCGCCACGTGGGTGACCAGATCCGCCATCAGCGCCGCTCCGCCTGCGCCACCTCCGGATGGAAGGAGAAGCGGCGCCGGAAGTTGAGGAGGACCGCGCCCAGAACGGCCAGAGATACCGCCTCCACCGCCCAGCGCAGATTCGTCCGGCGGGGAAGGACGCGAAGCCGGTCGAGCTCGAGATGCGGGCCCGAGGCGTTCACGCGGCCCGTCAGACTGATTTCGTCCCCCGGCCGCACGGCGGCCCGGCCGCGGACGCGGAACCGCGCGCGGTCGCTTTCGATCCAGAAGCCTTCCGGATCGTCTTCGCCCACGCGGGCGGCGGGGATCCACACCGACTGACCCGACCAGCGCTGCGGCTCGGCCGCCAGCCGCCAGAGGGA is a window encoding:
- a CDS encoding metal-dependent hydrolase, which gives rise to MADLVTHVAAVFLPARTLMADARVRALVYLGACLPDLLYKAGVYALGAPTWFCEPTHSPLGLVPICWAAALLFEERWRRRAFGALWAGGLAHLLVDLGKDYMGSGVILWGFPFTMDRVELGWYAPEDALFFMVPAAVAIALVEGMARRAQIPRRSTAS